The genomic region ccccgccccgggcagccccccgcggcgccgcccgccgcccgccgcccgccggcgctGCCGTCGGGCGGCCCCGAGGGCGGCCAAGCTGCGGGCGCAGGCCCAGCAGAGGAGCCCGGCGGGCGCCAGGAAGCCGGTGGCCGCCCCGTAGGCGGCGAAGGCCAGGCCCTGCCAGCGCGGCAGCTCCTCGAAGACGCTGCGGCAGCGGGgcccgccggggcgcggggctggaCGGAAGGCGAAGGCCTGGGGCAGGGCGAGGAGCGGcgccagcagccagcccagggcGGCCAGgccgcgggcgggcagcgccgggcggtGCCGCTCCAgcgccagcagcaccagcccgTGGGCCGAGGCCAGCGTCCCGCAgcgctgcagcagcggcagcaggcggcaggcggcggcgcccggggaCCCGGCGGCGCCCCGGAGCTCGGCCGCCAGCCGCGGCAGCAGCGCCAGCCCGCAGCCGGCCAGGTCGGCCAGCGCCAGGTGCCCCACCAGCAGGTCCCTCCGCCGGCGCGGCCGGCCGCCGCACAGCCGCCGCAGCACCAGCCCGTTGCCCACCAGCGCCAGCAGCAGGACGGCGCCCGCCCAGGCCGCCcgcgggccggggaggggcgggggggcaccGGAGGCGGAGAGGTTGAGGCCGGCGGGGAAGAGGTCCTCTTCCATCGCGCCCGCCCCGGCTGCCGCGGGGCAGCCGCCGCTCGGGCCCCCGAGcttccccggcggcggcgcggcgctcccCGGAGGCATATATAGGGGCTCGCCGTCATCCGGCACCGGGGGTGGGCTGCGCGCACGGCGGATCGcacgccccccgcccccgggacCGGCGGGCATCCTCCCCCGGCGGTCCTCATCCCCTACGCCGTCCGGGACCGGCGGGCATCTTCCCCCGACGGCTCAGTATCCTCCTCCCGCCCGGTGCCGGCAGCACCGCCCCGGCGGAGCGGTCCCCCTCCGagcggcccggccgccgcccgcccccggcacccccagcGGAGCACCCTCCGGAGGACAGCCGGGGCGAGCGGCGGAGGAGCGGGGGGCGCTGGAGGTGGCCTCGCCGCTTGTTCTGGTCTCCGCACGGGAGCTTTTGGGAGGCAGGGCGGCCCCCGGCGGCTGCCCGCCCCGACACCCGTGTCTGCGGGGCACGTCGGGCCCACGCCCCGCgcggcagtgatttttttttttgccccccctttccccaaaagaggaagaggagttaGAGCAGGGTACAGCAATGAATTGCTACGACTCATAAACCCAGCTGCATTTCCAGCCGGAAAACGAATCCTTTCGCTGCTCCCAAACCCCTCTGGCTGTTGTTCCCACCAGATGGCACTTGGCGGCGGGGACGCCTCCATCCAGCGCGGAGTGCAGTGACTCAGAAAACGTCAAAGCAGCCGAACTCTTaagaaaacatcaggaaaaatcTAGTAGAAAATCAacttaaagtgtgtgtgtgtgggggggggggaacgaccttttttctttttgattgaaaTGTTTTTACTTCCGTTGGTAGGCGCCACTCTGGTAGCTGGTTGGTAGCTCAGGATTCCGTCGTGGGACCCCGGGGGGGGTGTTTGTGGGCCGTTGTACTCCGTGTCTTGTTTGAATGGGTGGTTTTAATGCGGACatcagcctggaaaaaaacaggagcAAGCAGCACTGGTTATTATTTCACCTTAGGTAGAGTGTGATGGAGAGTGTGTTTCCCAAGGGGCTGTGAGAGGGCAGGCGGACAGATTGCCATTTTAATGTGCTTTTCATAGGCTGGTGACACTCGCCAGCTCAGCCGCCACCTGATCCGGGCTTAATGCCTGTGGCTGTGCTGTTtaaagaaagggaggagaaaacagGTCTTCATTCGTCTGGTTCTAGCCGTGGAGGCAGCATTGTCCGGGTGGCACCAAGCTGGGGGCTgaggtggaagaggagaaggTCATGTTGGGTGAAAACCACCTCGGAGGTCTGTTGCCCTTCACTTATGCTGGGTCCTGTCCCAAACTCAGGGAATTCACCTAGGCAAGAAACTGCTGCCTCCTTTGGGGCTTTCAGGTGCCTCCTGGGCTGCTGTAGGTTGCAATCTCTCATTTTCTGCTCATACTTTGCAGGTACATGTACACTTCATGGATGAGAAAGTGGCCAACAGTAGGCCTGTGGTAAGAGGGTCTAGTTACAGTCTTCCATGATGAGGAGTCCTTAGCTGCGCTCTTTTTCTAAGGGAACAGTGTCTTCTGCCACCATGCATTTAACAAACTCATTAGTGTATTAACAAGCGTACGATGCCTTGAGGGCTTTCTTCTGGAGGACCTCCGATGTACCAAGGCAGTTCTTAATCTGCAGTTGGTTGTAGATAAGCGTGGAAGTCTTGACTGTAAAATGAAGCTGTTTGCTATTGATTGCTTACACCAGTTGGGCCACGTAGGGTCCACAACATGCTGACAGTCTGAGCCAGGTTTCAGACTGGGGTGCCTGGACAATTTATGTGTACAAAATCCGGGCTGACTGTAGAAATGTCATCATTAAATGAACTGGAGGTTTGGTGCCAAGTGTTATTTTAATACTGGTCtggacatatatatatatatatgtgtgtgtgtgtatctctaTTTGTGTATGTATAGAGATACACAGTTTTTTAGAGGTGTCTTCATAAGAGTGTTTCTAACTATAGGCTTCTGCATTTTAAGATTTTGGCCAATTTGGGAAGTTTATAGGCAGAGTCAGCCAAATGGTAATAGTAAAAAATTGGGGATTTCCTACTCCAGTTCTTGCAGTAAGTTTGCTACACGCTATGcttattttctaaagcaaattagtttctttattttctaaagaaaataagccTGAATGCCTTATTGGATGGTCCTGCGAGTCTGACAGTGACGTCTCACTTTCTGGGTAAGACTGGGTGGAAGTTCCTGTAAACTGGAAAGCAGAGAGTTGGTCCTTATGGTTGATCATGTGCAAATCAGATAACAACGGGCCTTAAAAATGCCACACTATTATTTATACCAGTCTTCCCGGTGTAACGGTTTATTAGGAAACACGCAGCTGCTGATGCCGTATAAACACGTAAGGTAACGCGTGGCTCTGAGCAGGGTTTTGGTTTGGCGCATCCCGCTTGGAGGAGGCGGTGGTGGCACGGGCTCACGGGgagcaaggcagcaggaggaaccCGGAGCTCTCTTCTGCTGTTATCAGGCCAGCCCCAGCGCGTCCCCGCTCCTTATCAGTCCTGGCAGAGCTGGCTCCTGCCGCGCCGAGCCTCCATACGACCTGCCTCTGGTGCTATAGgggccggccccgctgcctcccgttTGCACGTAAAGAGGGGCTGCGGCACACGCTGACACGTACGTGAACAAGGCAGGACAGTTGCGATAGGCACAGTGAAGAGAGGCAATGCTGGACCTCATTATTCTGAGCCTCCATTTCTTCATCTGCTTTCTCATCTCCGTTGCGATCTGGCGTGGACCTAAGGTATGGTGTGGCTTGCTGCCACGCTGCTCTTCGTGGCTCCGCACCCCTCTGCCGCGGGATCCCCGCCGCCCACGGTTCCCCTTTGGTCTCAGTGTGTACAAAGACCTTTTTTAGCCTGATCTTTCGGAGGAAGCGAGGGTAGTATGGTTGTACTGGGAATTCGGAGGGAACTGGAACACAGTAGCTAATTGTAAGCAGATTTAATAGGAAGGCAGGTTTTGTGATAAAACTACTTATGttctctgctgggagagggagaggcTATGAGACATTTGAAATATgtaagaggaggaagggaaaggcagacACATTTGCTAAAAAGCCCAGGTTGAATACAGCttctcaataatttttttttcccttttgcagatgatattttcagttctttatcAACTTATATCAGTTTGTATTTCTAGCCATAATATTATTTAAAGAGTATTGGATTTATATGTAAATGCTACTGTCTACCCATTGCATAGCTAAATAGTATAGTATTTTACATGTAGCACCCTTGTATTTTTTTTGCGTGTAGCTTTCCCCGGGGATATGGTGATTAAAGTGCAGAGTAAATGAATAGTGATTTAGAATTTATCTTGCTTCAGCCTCAAGTGCCAGGTCTGCAACAGCTGGTTTTCCTAGTCCCAGTTCTGTTAGTGAACACGTTGGCCAAACTTTATCACCAACCTCATGTGCTTTGGTTCACGTGCATGTTGATAGTCTTTTACTAAAACTTCTGCTCCTTTCCCTTCATGTGTTAAATGGGTTGGGGTTTTCTCTGGGACCGAGACACCCGTTCTACATGTAGAAATTCAAATAAGTGTTTCATAAGGTGGCTTTTtgaattttttgtgttttaaggATGTGGATTTGCACAGCTCAAGCACAGGAACAGCTGAAATGGAGCCAGATGGTCTTATATTAATTGGCAAAGAAGATGACATAAAGAGGTCCCAAAGAATAACAGCCAAAGTCAATGGCAGAGAAATTGTTGTTTTCTACCATGAAGGGAAATTTCATGCTATGGACTCTCGCTGCTACCGTAAGCTATTTGCACATATGATCTCAATGTTGCAACAACTAAGCATAAAATCTGCTGCATAAATTAATACTGTGTTCTACCGTGTTTCAGATGAAGGAGGCGCTTTATGTCTTGGAGAAATAGAGGTatgtaagcaaaataaaaatactctaGGGGCATAGAGTCATTTGAAATCTCTAATGCATTTTTTTGAATACTTTTATCCAAACGTAACATCAAAagaaatgtatatatatgtaaaatagcATGTAGCTATACAGCCAAATCACCAGACATGTCTTTTGGCCTAGAGATTCTTCCAGGAGAAGAATCAGAAGCCGATGacttgctatttttaatttttctttgcaggATATCAATGGTCAAGCATGTATTATTTGTCCTTGGCATAAGTACAAAATTACTCTGGAAACAGGAGAAGGATTATATGAAGGAATAAACCCTTTGGAGCCATCACCAACACCACAGTGGCAATCAAAAGGAGTCAAACAAAGGATTCATAAAGTCACAATAGACAATGGAAACATTTATGTGAGTCCTCCAGATTTGTCTGTAAGCTTTGACTCCGACTATTTTGCTGATAAGTACAAAAACAGTGGTGATTTAGctatggaaaaacaaagcaactcaAGCAGCAGAGCAAGTGGTGGCCAGAAAGTGGAATCCTGGTGAATGCACCAACGAAGAACCGTTGTCgtgaaataaaaatgtactgtGGCCATAAAGATTGTCTCCAGATTAAATTCTAGTGTTAATGTTATATAAGAAGCTCTGCGTTGTTGGAAATGTGACTGATCTTGtgccaatgattttttttttttgcacttgcaTTTCAAAAAGACTTATTCACCGCAGAGTGCTTCATAATATTTGCTATTTTAGAAATCCTATTTTGCTAGAATTGTTTTAATCTTTAGGAGGGTATGTAGTATATTACTGCTTATAAAACACGTGACATAGTTTAAGGTAAAGAGTCAGGTGTAAAGGTTATGTTTATATACTTAACACTTTATACTTATAATGCCTTCGGTATAAATGACATGGAAATTTTTAACTTTGTAGATACGCGGGCAATCTCTGGATATTTATTAAGTGCCACAAAGGGaagtacaaaatattttagtGACCTTCTTTATGCCCATTTGTGTATGACTACTGTGATTCCatagaagtatttattttccttctcctcatTGAACTCCTTTTGGTAGTTCATCAAATAAAGTGACAAGCATTTGTCATGTATAGCTTGTTCTTCCTGTTTCTGTTGGATAAAGAAAGAAGCTGTTGGGTGTAAAAACCTGATACATACTATAGTGtctcttgtttctttgtttttatttattgtaaacacatttttatacattcctttgaaaaaatgtGCTTTCAGTTTAGAGCCAAAAGTTAGGTTTCTGTATGTGCATCCATGCATAATTATCAGATTTGCCCCGATAACCCCTCTGAGAAAGTTTCCCTCCGAGCTGTGCTGCGTGAggggcaggctgggctctgggACACGGTGGGTTCTCCTGCCCAGCCCACGGGGTCCAGAGTAGAGAGATACTGGGCAAATGCTTAGCATCCTCTTGCATGGCTGCAGTTGCATGGCTGCAGTTCCTTGGGGTGCATTTTTGGGTGACTTGTTGGCTGTTTGCGAAGTTTGGTTGTAATCAGGTTCAGTGTGAAGTTGCCTGGTCTGTAAGTTTCTCTCGTGCGTGCAGTGGGTTGTCTTGCTCTTAATGTACGTGAAGGATAAGTAGGTCTGTGTACACAGCATTGTTCatgtaaatgcatttaaaagtagCGAGGCATAGGGAAGTATCAGAGGAAAACTTCTGTGCCCGATCGATCagaatgaaaaaagcaaagcacgCAATCAGTTCATTTCACCGCATTTAAATTTAGATGTCCGCCTCTGATCGCGCCTCCTTACATTGTTTTTTGTGGCTGACAGGGAGAAGTGGCACCTTCAAGGTGCTGTTGAGCTGacctgtttcagttttgtattttagCAGAACCGCAGCACGGaaatgcttttctcctcctcctcctcctcctcctctcgcTGGCCACTCAGCCAGCCAGTGCCAACGAGATCAGATGCAAATGCCTGCCTTCTGTCAGATGAATCACATCTTGATCATCTGCTAGAAAATGCTGTTATTTACCGACCAGCTCTGTgcgggttttgtttgcttgtttgtttgttttttaaaggaatacgTAACCTTCTCTTTCTCACTCCCCTTGCAGCCACAGGGTAGATGGCAGGAAGGTAAGGCAGGTGGGGAGGTGATACAGCTGATACTCCAAGGGTCCCGGAGCACACATCCCTTTGGGTGCTGCAGAGGGGGATGGAGAattgcttcccttccctccctcctcatccAACTACCTGCGCCGGCGATGAAACTTGAGCATTGATGTCTTGTCCTATTGAAAGACATGGATGATATAAAAGAAAAGTGTTGTACGGTCTTCAGATATACCTGCATTGACTCATGTGATTGCTTAGATagtatttttactgcttttttttttttaaaaagtactgcaTTAATAGAAATTGACAATTTAATAAAGATGCAGTTCAGTTTAAGAAAGTGCCAATTATGAGTGATATGCTATTGCCTGTATGACATTTAGTAGAATGTTAGTAATACAAAGTTTTACTTGAAAGTTCATGAACACATTCGTATTAGTGGAAGAGTGCTCAGGCTTTTGCAGAACTGAATTTTCTGGCTAAAATCCAGCAAAGTGTTTAATCATATGTTTACTGTTAATCATACGAAATCAGTGGAACTGCATGTCCAGGCTTAGATAAGTCCCTTTTCTTCAGTACTTCTCGAGCATACTAACTGTCTGCAAGCTTTTAAGGtgtttttgcttttactttaaaCATGTGCTTATTCTCAGGGAGATCGCATTAATTTAGTATCTAAAGTTTGTCAGTTGGTTTGCTTTCCCCTCAATTTTCTTGTTGATGCTCACCGAAGGAACAGAGAATTATGAACTCTGGTGGCTGTGAACAAAGGAGGGAGAGTTGGCTGGctgttagattttcttttcttttttttttttcctccttttttttttctttttcgacAGCAAAGAACAAAACCTACAGCATGTAAAGttgctacctttaaaaaaatatgtgcaCTATTCCGTTTTATTTGTCTGAGCTTTGAAGAGCTAGAATATGCAcctgattttaaaatactgtaaccATTTAATGTCCCAGAGTCGGACATCTCTGAGTCTCTTCTCCTGCCAGCCCTTTCGAGGTCTCCAGTTATACCGGCCTATCATGTGAAGACATGGAAAATGCGGGGGTTATCCTGAAAGGGTCAGGAGATTGgtagggagggatggagggggaacATGGGGGGATCTTGGATGTGATGGGAGAGCGGGGACGGCAGGCGCCGGAGCTGGGTGAGAAGTGAGGAGCGTTAGGGCAGGCGAGGAGAGGAGGTGTTGGTACTCATGGGGGAAGGggacttcagtgggaaaaaagggaaaaggcagcaaaaggcACTTTCGGGAACAAGGAGGCTGAAGCAGGGTGGGGGACCGAGAGCCATCCAGGGCACCGCTGGTGGGGGTGGAGGACGGCTGGGACGTGGCTGTTTGCAATTAGAGACTAATAGCAGGATAAGGAGGGGGACGAGGAGTGGTTAGGTTAAGGCAGCGAGGCTGAGATGGCATTTGAGGGACaatgaagagagagaaggaatgAGTAGTTGTGGGCAAGAGACCAAAAAGTCACTGGCTGGATAATTAGAGCTTCCTGGAGAGACGCGTTAATGAGAGCGGTGTTAAGATCAACCCTCCAAATCATTCAGGAGGAGTGTTTTGTTGGTGGTAGTTTTGGGGATTTAGTTTAATTTGACAAAAGAGCAAATACCATCTGTTTTGCCATCATTAATCAGCCaggcaaagaacagagaaatATGTTTTGTGCTTTGGCTTGAAAATTTTCATGATGACTCTGCGAGACATTCAGGCTCTGTAAGCTGCTTTCACAAGTAGCTTGAACAGAACAAACAAGTTATATTTATCCTATCATGGAGCCATCTTCTCAAGAAAGACAGATGAAAAGTATGACTGTAGTAGTTTGAACTGCAGCTTGAGCCTTGGCCTGAGGTAGCTGCACCATAAACCTTAATTAGACAATATTAACTGGACAATTACAGCTGGATGCTGTACGTTTTCCTTCTGCATGTAGTACCTTGTTCTGCAGCGTCCCCTTGACTTCATTTGGTGCTGCACATGAAATAAAGGACAGCTTCAGTGTAAGAAGTGTTATAAAGTCAGGATGCAGAAGCTTATGAACGTACCCCGTATGGAGCACATACGGTGGTGAGGGCAGCCTTTGCAGGACAGGAGATTGCACCAGGCAGGGAAAAATGTCtagtctgtaggaaaaaaaatttaaacccaGCCTTTGACTGTTGAAGCCCTTTTCAATAGCATTGTACAGTTCCTAATTTCATGCTTAATTTTGGAGTGAAATCAGGTCTGAAGTTTGCACCTGCTCTTTCTGATAAGATTAGGAAAAGTAATTCACGTTGTTCCCCTGCTGATCGTACAAATCATGGGCTGCGAGAGCCAGCGCTCACCGATTCTCGTGTCCCATCGCTCTGCCCACGGGGCTTGGCAGCTGCTTTCGAAGGTTACTGGAGGAAGCGGAGGATGGGGAATGGAAATAATACCACTGGAGAGGTGCTTGAGCCTCTGGTTTTGTGTGGGGAGACTGCCCTTCGCTGGCACTGCTGTGGGAGAGCCGGTCCCACAGCGGATCCGACCGGtgggggcttccccccccccagctgcatcTGAGCCATCCGGGCTAAGTGGTTTTCTGCCGGGCCAGCAAGTTCAGCCATCTCCGCCAGTGGCTAAACCGGCACCATGCTGAGGGCGCGGGGGTGCAGGAGGAGTAGGTGAGGCTTAAGGGGGTGTGATGGGTTGGGTCAGTTCTCTGAACTCCGTCAAGCAAACGTTTTTTTGTGGAATTTATTCATGCAAACCTACTGATCGTGTTAAGTGGAATTTTTTACTTGAACGAAGAGTAAACACAGTTCTCAACATCTGACATCTATAAATTACTGAACTAGGCTAAAAGTGAAAATGCCAGTTTTGCATGTAGGTACACAAACTGAGAAATCGATGCAGGTATTCTGATTAGCCCATTAATGATTCTTCTTCTGTGAGATGAATACAGTGTCCTGACAAGCACTGTCTGTGATGCTTGAACAGTGGGATTGTTTGGCTAAGAGTAAGTATGAGAAGTATGGTTTGTTGTTGCAAACTGTAGTAGTTAGAAATCCAAGGCTTATGAAGGAAAGCCTACTCCAGAAATAATTATCCTATATGAAAGTTATGGTAAAATGTATGgtaccttatttaaaaaaaaaaaaaattgtaattaatttagaatcatagaatggtttgggttggaagggacctctaaaggtcatctagtccaacccccctgccgtcagcagggacatcttccactagatcaggttgctcagagccccgtccaacctgacctggaatgtttccagggatggggcacccaccacctctctgggcaacctgtgccagtgtctcaccaccctcagcgtaaaacatttcttccttctatctagtctaaatctacccccctttagtttaaagccattcccccttgtcctgtcgctacaggccctgccaaaaagcttgcccccatcttttttataagccccctttaagtactgacaggctgcactaaggtctccccgaagccttctcttctccaggctgaacaaccccaactctctcagcctttcttcacaggagaggtgttccatccccctcatcatttttgtgaccctcctctggacccactccaacaggtccgtgtctttcctttgctgagggctgcagagctggacgcagcactgcagggggggtctcagcagagcagagcagaggggcagaatcccctccctcgacctgctggccacgctgctttggatgcagcccaggatacgcttggccttctgggctgcgagcgcccattgctggctcatgtccagcttttcacccaccagcacccccaagtccttctgggcagggctgctctccatccctccatcccccagcctggactgatagcgggg from Aptenodytes patagonicus chromosome Z, bAptPat1.pri.cur, whole genome shotgun sequence harbors:
- the RFESD gene encoding Rieske domain-containing protein, whose translation is MLDLIILSLHFFICFLISVAIWRGPKDVDLHSSSTGTAEMEPDGLILIGKEDDIKRSQRITAKVNGREIVVFYHEGKFHAMDSRCYHEGGALCLGEIEDINGQACIICPWHKYKITLETGEGLYEGINPLEPSPTPQWQSKGVKQRIHKVTIDNGNIYVSPPDLSVSFDSDYFADKYKNSGDLAMEKQSNSSSRASGGQKVESW